Proteins co-encoded in one Halococcoides cellulosivorans genomic window:
- a CDS encoding HVO_A0114 family putative DNA-binding protein, with amino-acid sequence MPTLTVTVGDHDHLDRRTRDRIEAAQRGEELDDAQPVLNFGSYAELSRLLSPANLGLLDVIAEHEPDSISEAADLVDRDYKQVHRNLTELEDIGVIEFEGGGSGRAKRPILVYDGLEVDIPFETVGSVDAAAP; translated from the coding sequence ATGCCAACGCTCACAGTCACCGTCGGCGATCACGACCACCTCGATCGGCGCACTCGCGACCGCATCGAAGCCGCCCAGCGCGGCGAGGAGCTCGACGACGCCCAACCCGTGCTGAATTTCGGGTCGTACGCCGAACTCAGTCGGCTGCTCAGTCCGGCGAATCTCGGGCTGTTAGATGTCATCGCCGAGCACGAACCCGATAGCATCAGCGAGGCCGCCGACCTGGTCGATCGGGATTACAAGCAGGTCCATCGCAATCTCACGGAACTCGAAGACATCGGCGTGATCGAGTTCGAGGGCGGTGGCTCGGGCCGGGCGAAAAGGCCGATCCTGGTCTACGACGGCCTCGAAGTCGATATTCCGTTCGAGACAGTGGGCTCGGTCGACGCCGCCGCTCCGTAG
- a CDS encoding Rpp14/Pop5 family protein, translating to MKHLPKYLRPRWRYLAVGIESWPDADIDRRAFQGAIWGAARALFGDTASAAADLSVLDWEFADGTGEAIVRVRRGECDRARAAIASIDAVDDAPVGLVVRGISGTLRACEEKYMGRAPIAHTENEVVFGNDRRTAVTRDGRVDVRDGETFTGATDFDCR from the coding sequence GTGAAGCACCTCCCGAAGTATCTCCGCCCGCGCTGGCGGTATCTCGCGGTCGGGATCGAGTCCTGGCCCGACGCGGACATCGACCGGCGGGCGTTCCAGGGCGCGATCTGGGGGGCCGCCCGCGCGTTGTTCGGCGACACCGCGAGCGCCGCCGCGGACCTCTCGGTGCTCGACTGGGAGTTCGCGGACGGCACCGGCGAAGCCATCGTGCGCGTCCGCCGTGGCGAGTGCGATCGCGCACGCGCAGCCATCGCGTCGATCGATGCGGTCGACGACGCGCCCGTCGGACTCGTCGTCCGCGGAATCAGTGGGACGCTGCGTGCGTGTGAGGAAAAGTATATGGGTCGGGCACCGATAGCCCACACAGAGAACGAGGTCGTGTTCGGGAACGATCGTCGCACGGCCGTCACCCGCGACGGGCGGGTCGACGTGCGCGACGGCGAAACGTTCACGGGGGCGACGGACTTCGATTGTCGATAA
- the psmA gene encoding archaeal proteasome endopeptidase complex subunit alpha: MQGSQQQQAYDRGITIFSPDGRLYQVEYAREAVKRGTASIGVRTSEGVVLAVDKRIRSPLMERSSVEKIHKADDHIGIASAGHVADARQLIDYARQHAQINQLRYGEAVGVETLTKEVTDYIQQYTQVGGARPFGVALIIAGVEDGVPRLYETDPSGTPYEWQALAIGADRNDIRSYLEDHYEAEMSLDEGVTLALAALASVNDDALSPESIGVATIAVDDPVLTELSEAEKTTYLEDEGLLADDEDDEESDAEEDGDEDDE; this comes from the coding sequence ATGCAAGGAAGCCAACAACAGCAGGCGTACGACCGGGGGATCACCATCTTCTCGCCGGACGGACGTCTCTATCAGGTCGAGTACGCGCGCGAAGCGGTCAAACGCGGGACAGCCTCCATCGGCGTCCGCACGTCCGAGGGCGTCGTCCTCGCCGTCGACAAGCGGATCCGGTCGCCGCTGATGGAGCGGTCCTCGGTCGAGAAGATCCACAAGGCCGACGACCACATCGGCATCGCGTCGGCGGGCCACGTCGCCGACGCGCGCCAGTTGATCGACTACGCGCGCCAGCACGCCCAGATCAACCAACTGCGCTACGGCGAGGCGGTGGGCGTCGAGACGCTCACGAAAGAGGTCACCGACTACATCCAGCAGTACACCCAGGTCGGTGGCGCACGCCCCTTCGGCGTCGCGCTCATCATCGCGGGCGTCGAGGACGGCGTCCCGCGGCTGTACGAGACCGACCCGTCGGGGACGCCCTACGAGTGGCAGGCGCTCGCGATCGGCGCGGACCGCAACGACATCCGGTCGTATCTCGAAGACCACTACGAAGCGGAGATGAGCCTCGACGAGGGCGTCACCCTCGCGCTCGCCGCACTCGCGAGCGTCAACGACGACGCGCTCTCGCCCGAATCGATCGGCGTCGCGACCATCGCCGTCGACGATCCCGTCCTGACGGAGTTGAGCGAGGCGGAGAAGACCACGTATCTGGAGGACGAAGGCCTGCTGGCCGACGACGAGGACGACGAGGAGAGCGACGCAGAAGAGGACGGCGACGAAGACGACGAGTGA